The Labeo rohita strain BAU-BD-2019 chromosome 10, IGBB_LRoh.1.0, whole genome shotgun sequence genomic interval GAGTAAGATCGTTTAAGTGAGCAGCTACTTCAGACTGTGTTGTTCTCTTGCACTCCACCCTCTCAcgatattaaacaataaataaataattttaaaaaagtatgcgGTAGCTTACACAGGACTGGCAGGGAATGTGCATTGACAcatctttattaaatatattatgtggtttattttgatacaGTAACGTTTTTGTGGTTTTCAGAGAAAGCATCGTAGCACGTTCTTAACaagagaaagacagtcatttctgcttgctgcaataaatcgcTGTTTTTCTGCACTAAGCAAGTGAATTTTggcaagatattttcagagatgatagacaagacattatagaataataatttaatgaaaaccaaattttgacaaaaaaaaaattgacattcaacctatttttttaatttcctgaATATATCCCAGTGTGACATTCAAATTTTCATAGATCGCATCACAATtttggttggagctaaactctgcaggccCTCCAGGAcgttttttagttatttaaaacatcCCGATGTAGTAGAGCTTGCACTAGTAGctaaacttgtgtgtgtgtttgtgtgtgaacgTCTCAGAGGTTTGTTACCATTTTGTGCCCATCACCTGCTATTTCCTGCTATAGCGACACTAACTCTAAAAGTTTGTGCACATCTTGAACACACATAGACAAATATAACATAGACAAATACAAGATGCACACATTATGTGCACATCTTGAACACACATAGACAAAACAAGAACTACACCTTGGACACACCATTACACCTGTGATAAAATCAATACATCAAACACTGTATTTCTAAATATTCAAATTGGGTATTGTTTGACCTGTGAGCACTTTGATTGCATGTGCAGTACATCCTGTTTGATTTCGCATTAAATTTCTTCTGTATAAATATGACCTTGAGAATAACTTTGTGGAATGGTATTAGTCGCCTACAACAAACTGTATCCTGGAGCAATGAAGGTTTTTTTTAGAGCATCCTGCTACTCTTCTGCTGCCAGTTTCTCCACTTTCTGGGTAAACTATGTGTTTTGGTAACATAAATTTACCCACTAACTCTAGAAGTTTGCCTGAGCATTGCAATTATTTCTCATTTACTAGAATTCAATCAAATGGCTTTTTCCAACTTTTCGTGTGTTCTGTGCGTAGCATAATAATTCTTGTGCGTGGTCGCAGCTTAGAGGGAACATTGCTCCTGAATATGACACCAAACAAGTGTTCCAACACATAACTGCAGCCAAATGATGGGCTATTTATCTCTTCCTTGCTCTGCTTGAAGATAATGTTAACCAAATCTGAGTTAACCTCAATTATCCTTTATGCACAGTTGCTCATTCCAGGCCAATCAGGAAACACATTTTGACTAAATAAACTATTACTCAGTGGCATTTGCAATCAGTGTGGGCGCAACTAACAAGATTATAGTATTTGCATCTCAGAAGAGGAGAATCCACAGTGAGTGCTAAATTGTGACCTAACAGGACaaagttgttttaatttaattacttttactgttttattcttACTTATACTGAATTCATTTACAGTATACAAATGATTTCTCTGGAACAGGTctgtttatatttcttatttatggGTTTTAGTTTTGACTATTCTTGTGTAAGACTGCCGCTGGGTAATTTCCTTTCATTATGTGCACATCTTGAACACACATAGACAAAACAAGAACTACACCTTGGACACACCATTACACCTCAAACACTGTATTTCTAAATATTCAAATTGGGTATTGTTTGACCTGTGAGCACTTTGATTGGCTGTGCGGTACATCCTGTTTAATTTTGCATGAAtctattttgtataaatatgaCCTTGAGAATAACTTTATGGAATGTTGTGGTAGTCGCCTACAACAAACTGTTTCGTGAAGCAATGAAGGTTTATCAGAGCGTCCTGCTACTCTTCTGCTGCCAGTTTCTCCACACTCTGGGTAAACTATGTGTTTTGGtaacataaatttaaaataacatttgctAGTTTacattctaattaaaaatataaatatatttaatttgtatttattttaaacatatttgtatttgcaATCACTGATTATTTTGCACCATGTTTTCTCAGCCTTAGACTGTACTGTGATAAGCGGTAACCTGAAGCAGATAGACGCTGGGGCAGGCTCCGTGGTTGGAGTGAACGATAAAAATGAAGCGTTCGTCCTGATTGATAATGTCTTCACAAAAATCAGCCCGTCTCTAACGCACTTCAGCGTTGGTCCTGCTGGTCAGCTGGGGGTGGATTCAGCAAACAACATCTTCAAGCTTCAGAGCGGTTCCTTCATTTGGTTTCCAGGTAAAGAGTGCAATAGTGCAAAATTACAGAAAAGTCATGTTTAATCTGTTATTAATGTACATGATCTTTGAAGACATTGTTTTAAATCCATGTTCCCAAATGTCTTCTAATTGTTGATTTCCAGTTAAACCAATCTTTCATCCAACCTGTTGTTGTATTGTTAGGGCTTCTCAAACAGGTGGATGCTGGAGGTGATCAGATCCTTGCAGGTGTCACTAAGAATGATGaaattttctgtttaaatatggaTGCTAACAACAACTGGCCATCTAGCACTGCTCCTTGGGTTAAACTTAATGGAGGGCTGAAGCATTACAGCTGCGGTCCGTACAGCTGTTGGGGAGTGAGCGCGGATGACCTAATCTGGATCATGAAGGTATTTAGCGCAAATACAAGCACTAGAGACCAAGCTCAAGTGcacgaatatatatatataaaaaataaagaagtaAACTGGAGCagctaaatgcaaaaaaagtttcttgatgTGACTATACTATAACTGACTGCTTTGTGCCTCTTTTGGTCTCATGCAGGATGTGTCTAATAAAGTCTGTTCTGGGTCTGGTGGCTTTGTGAATATTCCTGGACGACTGGCCATGATTGAAGTAGCAACTGATGGCAGTGTCTTTGGTGTCAATTCTCAAGGGATGTTATACAAAAGGTGAGCTTAAAAGGTATCAGATATATAAACAAAGGTGATGAATTCAAAATGATTATGCTGTATTCaagaaacctttatttttgtcatttgcaGAAATGGCGTCACTCGCTCCAACCCCGCTGGCACAGACTGGCAACAGATGAATGCTTGTTCCAATGGCCACAAGCATGTGAGCTTTGACCTGGGAGTGCTGTGGGCTGTATGTGTCGACGGCTCCATCCGTAAATGTACTTTACAAAACTGCAGCAAGTGAGGAGTTCAATCATTAACAGAAACCTCAAAATAATCAGTCACTATTAACAGAAAACCTTGATTAtactttttcttctctttttcttgctgatgaataaataaagcattatgAAAGCATCTGTCGCATCAGTGTTGTGTTTCTTCTGAGTATCATTTGgttcagtggttctcaaactgtGAGTATGTTTCAGGATATACACAACTGTGGAAATTTACACaatcacattttattcaaattgttcatgttttatttctatAGGGTGAAGTCAGCTAAAATGGGCCACCATGACTTTTAAAACCATCAAATAAGCTATGCATGatataatgatattttataaattagcaTGGGTCTctaaaataaatcactttttttttataaatgtgaaaaagtaTAATTGGTTTCAAATTCTGAGAGCTTGAGTATCAGCAGGTACATTATTGAGCCACTGGCAGGGAATGTGCATTGACAcatctttattaaatatattatgtggtttattttgatacaGTAACGTTTTTGTGGTTTTCAGAGAAAGCATCGTAGCACGTTCTTAACaagagaaagacagtcatttctgcttgctgcaataaatcgcTGTTTTTCTGCACTAAGCAAGTGAATTTTggcaagatattttcagagatgatagacaagacattatagaataataatttaatgaaaaccaaattttgacaaaaaaaaaaattgacattcaacctatttttttaatttcctgaATATATCCCAGTGTGACATTCAAATTTTCATAGATCGCATCACAATtttggttggagctaaactctgcaggccCTCCAGGAcgttttttagttatttaaaacatcCCGATGTAGTAGAGCTTGCACTAGTAGctaaacttgtgtgtgtgtttgtgtgtgaacgTCTCAGAGGTTTGTTACCATTTTGTGCCCATCACCTGCTATTTCCTGCTATAGCGACACTAACTCTAAAAGTTTGTGCACATCTTGAACACACATAGACAAATATAACATAGACAAATACAAGATGCACACATTATGTGCACATCTTGAACACACATAGACAAAACAAGAACTACACCTTGGACACACCATTACACCTGTGATAAAATCAATACATCAAACACTGTATTTCTAAATATTCAAATTGGGTATTGGTTGACCTGTGAGCACTTTGATTGCATGTGCAGTACATCCTGTTTGATTTCGCATTAAATTTCTTCTGTATAAATATGACCTTGAGAATAACTTTGTGGAATGGTATTAGTCGCCTACAACAAACTGTATCCTGGAGCAATGAAGGTTTTTTTTAGAGCATCCTGCTACTCTTCTGCTGCCAGTTTCTCCACCTTCTGGGTAAACTATGTGTTTTGGTAACATAAATTTACCCACTAACTCTAGAAGTTTGCCTGAGCATTGCAATTATTTCTCATTTACTAGAATTCAATCAAATGGCTTTTTCCAACTTTTCGTGTGTTCTGTGCGTAGCATAATAATTCTTGTGCGTGGTCGCAGCTTAGAGGGAACATTGCTCCTGAATATGACACCAAACAAGTGTTCCAACACATAACTGCAGCCAAATGATGGGCTATTTATCTCTTCCTTGCTCTGCTTGAAGATAATGTTAACCAAATCTGAGTTAACCTCAATTATCCTTTATGCACAGTTGCTCATTCCAGGCCAATCAGGAAACACATTTTGACTAAATAAACTATTACTCAGTGGCATTTGCAATCAATGTGGGCGCAACTAACAAGATTATAGTATTTGCATCTCAGAAGAGGAGAATCCACAGTGAGTGCTAAATTGTGACCTAACAGGACaaagttgttttaatttaattacttttactgttttattcttACTTATACTGAATTCATTTACAGTATACAAATGATTTCTCTGGAACAGGTctgtttatatttcttatttatggGTTTTAGTTTTGACTATTCTTGTGTAAGACTGCCGCTGGGTAATTTCCTTTCATTATGTGCACATCTTGAACACACATAGACAAAACAAGAACTACACCTTGGACACACCATTACACCTCAAACACTGTATTTCTAAATATTCAAATTGGGTATTGTTTGACCTGTGAGCACTTTGATTGGCTGTGCGGTACATCCTGTTTAATTTTGCATGAAtctattttgtataaatatgaCCTTGAGAATAACTTTATGGAATGTTGTGGTAGTCGCCTACAACAAACTGTTTCGTGAAGCAATGAAGGTTTATCAGAGCGTCCTGCTACTCTTCTGCTGCCAGTTTCTCCACACTCTGGGTAAACTATGTGTTTTGGtaacataaatttaaaataacatttgctAGTTTacattctaattaaaaatataaatatatttaatttgtatttattttaaacatatttgcaTTTGCA includes:
- the LOC127171655 gene encoding fish-egg lectin-like, producing MNLFCINMTLRITLWNVVVVAYNKLFREAMKVYQSVLLLFCCQFLHTLALDCTVISGNLKQIDAGAGSVVGVNDKNEAFVLIDNVFTKISPSLTHFSVGPAGQLGVDSANNIFKLQSGSFIWFPGLLKQVDAGGDQILAGVTKNDEIFCLNMDANNNWPSSTAPWVKLNGGLKHYSCGPYSCWGVSADDLIWIMKDVSNKVCSGSGGFVNIPGRLAMIEVATDGSVFGVNSQGMLYKRNGVTRSNPAGTDWQQMNACSNGHKHVSFDLGVLWAVCVDGSIRKCTLQNCSK